The Panthera tigris isolate Pti1 chromosome F3, P.tigris_Pti1_mat1.1, whole genome shotgun sequence genome includes a window with the following:
- the ADAM15 gene encoding disintegrin and metalloproteinase domain-containing protein 15 isoform X4 translates to MRLALLWALGLLGAGSPLSSRPLPDRGGPVEEQTRPERALGGPSEPQVFQDSPTLSLAEMLQTNLPEALRIRLELDGDSHTLELLQNRELVPGRPHLMWYRPDGTRVASEGHALDSCCYQGAVRGHVGSWASVCTCSGLRGLVVLSPERSYTLELGPGDLRAAPIISRTRDLLLPGRTCGLSGHASVATRAPQERPRGRRHSHMRSRRRRRDVVAETKVIELVLVADHSEVQRYPDFQHLLTRMLKVAFLLDAFFRPLNVRVALVGLEAWSQRDLVEISRDPGLTLHNFLRWRREDLLPRLTHDSAQLVTATSFSGPAVGMAIQNSICSPDLSGGVNMDHSTSVLGVASSIAHELGHSLGLDHDLPGNSCPCPGPAPAKSCIMEASTDFLPGLNFSNCSRRALEEALLEGMGSCLFERQPGLPSMAAVCGNMLVEPGEQCDCGFPDECTDPCCDDFTCQLRPGAQCASGGLCCQDCQLRPAGWQCRPARGDCDLAEFCSGDSPQCPPDVSLGNGEPCAGGQAVCVQGRCASYAQQCQALWGPGAQPAAPRCLLTANTRGDAFGSCGRSPDGSYVSCAPKDAMCGQLQCQGGRAQPLRGSARDLHWEILEANGTQPELNCSWVHLDLGNDVAQPLLTLPGTACGPDLVCIDRRCQPVGLLGAQECRSKCHGHGVCDSKGHCRCEEGWAPPDCANRSRATSSLTTGLPLSLLLLVALMLLGASYWHRARLRQRLCQLKGPSCQYRAAQSGPPERPGPPQRVLLMPGAKAQKQSPACSGEGQSPRGGSAELSELAKLVALRGGSADAPRGAPGGRGGWCSEGALGVPHPDEAQDTMGRRAGECPLSPRQGCGGWSACQLHHSSPPLHTIG, encoded by the exons ATGCGGCTGGCGCTGCTCTgggccctggggctcctgggcgcAGGCAGCCCCCTGTCCTCCCGGCCGCTCCCGGATCGAG GTGGCCCTGTGGAGGAGCAGACGAGGCCAGAGAGGGCCCTGGGTGGACCCTCGGAGCCCCAGGTCTTTCAAGACAGCCCCACACTCAGCCTGGCGGAGATGCTGCAG ACCAATCTGCCTGAGGCTCTGCGGATCAGATTGGAATTGGACGGTGACAGTCATACCCTGGAGCTGCTGCAGAATAG GGAGCTAGTCCCAGGCCGCCCACACCTGATGTGGTACCGGCCCGACGGCACCCGTGTGGCCAGCGAGGGACACGCTCTG GACAGCTGCTGCTACCAGGGAGCGGTACGGGGCCACGTGGGCTCCTGGGCGTCCGTGTGCACCTGCTCAGGGCTCAG ggGTCTGGTGGTCCTGTCCCCCGAGAGAAGCTACACCTTGGAGCTGGGGCCCGGGGACCTGCGAGCCGCCCCCATCATCTCCCGGACCCGAGACCTCCTCCTGCCAGGCCGCACCTGTGGGTTGAGCGGGCACGCATCTGTGGCCACGCGGGCTCCCCAGGAGCGGCCCCGGGGACGGCGCCACAGCCACATGCGCAGTCGTCGG CGGAGGCGGGACGTGGTGGCAGAGACCAAGGTTATTGAGCTGGTGCTCGTAGCCGACCATTCTGAG GTCCAGAGGTACCCGGACTTCCAGCACCTGCTGACCCGCATGCTGAAGGTGGCCTTTCTCCTGGACGCC TTCTTCCGGCCCCTGAACGTCCGGGTGGCGCTGGTGGGCCTGGAGGCCTGGAGCCAGCGTGACCTGGTGGAGATCAGCCGGGACCCCGGCCTCACGCTACACAACTTCCTGCGCTGGCGGCGGGAAGACTTACTGCCTCGACTGACCCACGACAGCGCCCAGCTCGTGAC TGCCACCTCGTTCTCCGGGCCCGCGGTGGGCATGGCCATTCAGAATTCCATCTGCTCTCCCGACCTCTCGGGGGGTGTGAACATG GACCACTCCACCAGCGTCCTGGGGGTTGCGTCCTCCATAGCTCACGAGCTGGGCCACAGCCTGGGCCTGGACCACGACTTGCCAGGGAACAGCTGCCCCTGCCCGGGCCCGGCCCCGGCCAAGAGCTGCATCATGGAGGCCTCCACAGA CTTCCTGCCAGGCCTCAACTTCAGCAACTGCAGCCGGCGGGCCCTGGAGGAGGCTCTCCTGGAGGGGATGGGCAGCTGCCTCTTCGAACGGCAGCCCGGCCTGCCCTCTATGGCCGCTGTCTGCGGAAATATGTTGGTGGAGCCGGGCGAGCAGTGTGACTGTGGCTTCCCGGAC GAATGCACCGACCCCTGTTGCGATGACTTCACCTGCCAGCTGAGGCCTGGGGCGCAGTGCGCGTCCGGCGGGCTCTGTTGTCAGGATTGCCAG ctgcgcCCAGCCGGCTGGCAGTGCCGCCCCGCCAGAGGCGACTGTGACCTCGCGGAGTTCTGCTCGGGAGACAGCCCCCAGTGCCCTCCTGACGTCAGCCTGGGCAACGGCGAGCCGTGCGCGGGGGGCCAGGCTGTGTGCGTGCAGGGGCGCTGCGCTTCCTATGCCCAGCAGTGCCAGGCTCTCTGGGGACCCGGGGCCCAGCCCGCCGCGCCGCGCTGCCTCCTTACCGCCAACACGAGAGGCGATGCCTTCGGGAGCTGTGGACGCAGCCCTGATGGCAGCTACGTGTCCTGTGCCCCTAA AGATGCCATGTGCGGGCAGCTCCAGTGCCAGGGGGGTCGGGCCCAGCCGCTGCGGGGCTCAGCCCGGGATCTGCACTGGGAGATACTAGAGGCCAACGGGACCCAGCCGGAGCTGAACTGCAGCTGGGTCCACCTGGACCTGGGCAATGACGTGGCCCAGCCCCTCCTGACTCTGCCCGGCACAGCCTGTGGTCCTGACCTG GTGTGCATTGACCGTCGATGCCAGCCCGTGGGTCTCCTGGGAGCGCAGGAATGTCGAAGCAAGTGCCACGGGCATGGG GTCTGCGACAGCAAAGGACACTGCCGCTGCGAGGAGGGCTGGGCGCCGCCGGACTGTGCCAACCgcagcagag CAACCAGCTCCCTGACCACAGGGCTGCCTCTCAGCCTCCTGCTGTTGGTGGCCCTGATGCTCCTGGGCGCCAGCTACTGGCACCGTGCCCGCCTGCGCCAACGGCTCTGTCAGCTCAAAGGCCCCAGCTGCCAGTACAG GGCAGCCCAGTCTGGTCCCCCAGAACGCCCAGGACCCCCGCAGAGGGTCCTGCTGATGCCAGGTGCCAAG GCCCAGAAGCAGAGTCCAgcctgcagtggggaggggcagtcaCCTAGAGGAGGGTCCGCTGAGCTCTCTGAGCTGGCCAAGCTGGTGGCTTTGAGAGGTGGGTCTGCGGATGCTCCCAGAGGGGCCCCTGGAGGACGAGGGGGGTGGTGCTCAGAAGGGGCCCTGGGTGTGCCACACCCTGATGAGGCCCAGGACACCATGGGTAGGAGGGCTGGTGAGTGCCCCCTGAGCCCccggcaggggtgtggggggtggtcTGCATGCCAGCTCCACCACTCGTCACCCCCTCTGCACACAATTGGATAA